One region of Drosophila subobscura isolate 14011-0131.10 chromosome J, UCBerk_Dsub_1.0, whole genome shotgun sequence genomic DNA includes:
- the LOC117894353 gene encoding uncharacterized protein LOC117894353 has product MQTHQAVLGAAVLGMLLAFSCSLPVLDISSGIDNATIEELRASVNDTPKNLYVVKAVVYEIGILTEVGENDTSFESQERVDLTFYDTHSNKSHIDLGNIPLPIQTNVTGQVLTGIAPVNLGAFSSPQELLETLPLTGSIVNITHSDTAFYQLSRSNTSAADKPQILDKDTLAQLTHASQLFPPSSSIGQSLPVNPAADNEVAVVDQDQATS; this is encoded by the exons ATGCAGACCCATCAGGCTGTACTCGGAGCCGCTGTGCTCGGCATGCTGTTGGCCTTCAGCTGCTCTCTGCCCGTTCTGGACATCAGCTCGGGCATCGACAACGCCACCATTGAAGAGCTGCGGGCCAGCGTGAATGACACGCCCAAGAATCT GTACGTGGTCAAGGCAGTTGTCTATGAGATTGGCATCCTCACCGAGGTGGGGGAGAACGACACCAGCTTCGAGAGCCAGGAGCGTGTGGACCTCACCTTCTACGACACGCACAGCAACAAGAGCCACATCGACCTCGGCAACATTCCCCTGCCCATCCAGACGAACGTCACGGGCCAGGTGCTCACCGGCATTGCCCCCGTGAACCTGGGCGCCTTCAGCAGCCCCCAAGAGCTGCTCGAAACGCTGCCACTCACCGGCAGCATTGTGAACATCACGCACAGCGACACCGCCTTCTATCAGTTGAGCAGATCGAACACCAGCGCCGCTGACAAGCCCCAGATTCTGGACAAGGACACGCTCGCCCAGCTGACGCACGCCTCGCAGCTCTttccgcccagcagcagcataggCCAGTCGCTGCCAGTGAACCCAGCAGCGGACAACGAGGTGGCAGTGGTCGACCAGGATCAGGCTACCAGTTAG
- the LOC117894347 gene encoding uncharacterized protein LOC117894347 isoform X1 yields the protein MTEVDVVLPEGVAEPTTKLASASSPTRAKADIEESSTEAVELVDDEEKAESETEPEPEPEPRAAAEPEPAAKEAKMSSGDKEITKEAVAEASPKAPAPEEVMDVDETETVTEEEDGEDSQITSSSSKEPKLPDGEEEMDTAEEETAATTNGDHEPEVEEDEVEKIGSTAENSCEAEDPLGAATIQPDTEEEEASSEKKTGLADELDGEESSQQSETIKSASDEDDDDDEEESSSGEKKETLNGFVASPLSPAAKSSNQKENGQASTAEAKAAATSNHDMSVVNLDEDSDEEMEETSDLKEQPAKPACTEMAVQPPPVSSSGAESSDDAVLIPSDSDSEAAAPPPPIKKSPVAAVAPKPAPPPPPPVLDDDDDDDDCVVIEDDTPPSISMSAMAGKRKSDHHLDDMHQQPSNKRQRSSTPLGLGQLTIKDARSLMPHEASTGSVGPRDSIYPVTITNAATGAATNLGLTAPKLAPMSGNNANPQLNPPTLSLTGLPSMTNNANLLPGLTDDMFVLEAPSFIVPYIYEKPPHENIREVIRSIETTYALSPEDLAEAVKGDEFDMMTEQNKEVKPADPSAEGKKKKKRGDDESWSEQSDDDDDDEDDDDSESGVRTKVLIKEANDDLTALKGAIKPAAALAATGGVVPATNAANSGKPGQENYFESPLGKFFMDIGVGLVQEYVQADLLRLQKRKMRKSLTRDPKDFEMAITALSGNLQASKTKNAPFKFTMKRCEFCNFKSESALSMANHYETPHMNGVLYKCNFCTFEIRNATEIVYHMEAVHNIKARLIKPLPYHQCPNCGFEDNGKAKLARHQPVCAKKFRPELNLAPPNDWEAPAKIPRIKPRHGLVGTATAYQAMAAQAAAQKAALATIQQQQAQAQARNLQAAALAAQNAAKMRQRAPPPPKPNLVRSPQTPVRGAVANAGLAAMPNSYQLAAGQLVQQASKKPMAGQPSISITPLPRQSALVGGASPSSSKVPQAAAGMKPGQTPPGNNKAQFVICEICDGYIKDLEQLRNHMQWMHKVKIHPKMIYNRPPLNCQKCQFRFFTDQGLERHLLGSHGLVTSSMQEAANKGKDAGRCPVCGRMYQWKLLNHVSRDHHMTLKPAHLSYKCTVCTATFGMYKQFETHVYTAHSTVARKAMDSKKSSAQSSGSSSASISRSLGAANDSLLKPLKINDEITIIPQPASKPRITNMESHVID from the exons ATGACTGAAGTCGATGTCGTCTTGCCGGAGGGCGTGGCAGAGCCCACAACAAAGCTTGCCAGCGCATCAAGTCCGACCAGAGCTAAGGCCGACATTGAAGAGAGCTCCACAGAGGCGGTAGAACTGGTCGACGATGAGGAGAAGGCGGAGTCGGAGacagagccggagccggagcctgAGCCACGAGCCGCTGCTGAACCAGAGCCAGCTGCCAAGGAGGCGAAGATGTCTTCCGGTGACAAGGAGATCACAAAAGAGGCTGTTGCCGAGGCCTCCCCCAAGGCGCCTGCTCCAGAAGAAGTGATGGATGTGgatgaaactgaaaccgtAACAGAGGAAGAAGACGGCGAGGACTCTCAGATCACAAGCAGCAGTTCCAAAGAGCCCAAGCTGCCGGACGGTGAGGAGGAGATGGATACAGCGGAGGAGGAAACAGCGGCCACAACCAACGGCGATCATGAGCCAGAGGTTGAGGAAGACGAAGTGGAGAAGATCGGCAGCACAGCAGAGAACAGCTGCGAGGCCGAGGATCCACTGGGAGCAGCCACAATACAGCCCGacacagaggaggaggaggcatcgagcgaaaagaaaacagGGCTGGCGGATGAACTGGATGGTGAGgagagcagccagcaaagCGAGACCATCAAGTCGGCcagcgacgaggacgacgacgacgacgaagaggagagcagcagcggggaaAAGAAGGAAACGCTCAACGGGTTTGTGGCAAGTCCACTGAGTCCCGCGGCCAAGTCCAGCAACCAAAAGGAGAACGGACAGGCCAGCACAGCGGAGGCTAAGGCAGCGGCTACCAGCAACCACGACATGAGTGTCGTTAACCTGGACGAGGACAGCGACGAGGAAATGGAAGAAACGTCAGATCTCAAGGAGCAGCCCGCCAAGCCAGCTTGCACCGAGATGGCAGTGCAGCCGCCGCCTGTTTCGTCTAGCGGTGCCGAGTCTTCAGACGATGCAGTGCTGATACCATCGGACTCTGATTCGGAGGCCGCtgcaccgccgccacccatCAAAAAGAGTCCAGTGGCAGCTGTGGCGCCCAAGCCGGCGccgccacctccgccgcctgtgctggatgacgatgacgacgacgatgactgcGTGGTCATTGAGGACGATACGCCGCCAAGTATTTCGATGAGCGCGATGGCTGGCAAGCGAAAGAGCGACCACCACCTGGACGACATGCACCAGCAGCCGAGCAACAAGAGGCAAAGGAGCAGCACGCCTCTGGGCCTGGGCCAGCTGACCATAAAGGATGCCCGCTCGCTGATGCCACACGAAGCTTCCACGGGGTCCGTGGGACCCAGGGACTCCATCTATCCAGTGACCATAACAAATGCGGCGACTGGGGCGGCCACCAATCTCGGCTTGACGGCGCCCAAGCTGGCGCCCATGTCGGGGAACAACGCGAATCCCCAGCTGAATCCCCCGACCTTGTCCCTCACGGGCCTGCCCAGCATGACCAACAACGCCAATCTCCTGCCAGGACTCACCGACGACATGTTCGTCCTCGAGGCGCCATCGTTCATTGTGCCCTACATCTACGAGAAGCCGCCCCACGAGAACATTCGCGAAGTGATCAGATCCATTGAGACGACGTACGCGCTGTCGCCCGAAGATCTCGCCGAGGCGGTCAAGGGCGACGAGTTCGACATGATGACCGAGCAGAACAAGGAGGTGAAGCCAGCGGACCCCTCCGCCGAGggcaagaagaaaaagaagcgcGGAGACGATGAATCGTGGTCGGAGCAGTcggatgacgacgatgatgacgaggacgacgatgaCTCGGAGTCCGGGGTGCGCACCAAGGTGCTAATCAAGGAGGCCAACGATGACCTGACTGCCCTCAAGGGAGCCATCAAGCCAGCCGCAGCACTGGCGGCCACAGGTGGAGTGGTGCCGGCCACCAATGCGGCAAACAGCGGCAAGCCCGGCCAGGAGAATTACTTCGAGAGTCCGCTGGGCAAGTTCTTCATGGACATTGGCGTGGGTCTCGTGCAGGAGTATGTCCAGGCGGATCTGCTGCGACTACAGAAGCGCAAGATGCGCAAATCCCTCACGCGTGATCCCAAGGACTTTGAGATGGCAATCACCGCGCTGTCGGGCAACCTGCAGGCATCCAAGACGAAAAACGCACCCTTCAAGTTCACGATGAAGCGCTGCGAGTTCTGCAACTTCAAGTCGGAGTCGGCTCTCTCCATGGCCAACCACTACGAGACGCCGCACATGAACGGCGTCCTgtacaaatgcaatttctgcaCCTTTGAGATTCGCAATGCCACAGAAATTGTCTACCACATGGAGGCGGTGCACAACATCAAGGCGCGCCTGATCAAGCCACTGCCCTACCATCAGTGCCCCAACTGTGGCTTCGAGGACAACGGCAAGGCCAAGCTGGCACGCCATCAGCCGGTGTGCGCCAAGAAGTTCCGACCGGAATTGAATCTGGCGCCACCCAACGACTGGGAGGCACCCGCCAAGATTCCACGAATCAAGCCCAGGCACGGGCTTGTGGGCACAGCCACCGCCTATCAG GCCATGGCTGCACAGGCAGCGGCGCAAAAGGCGGCTTTGGCCACcattcaacagcagcaggcccaggcTCAGGCAAGGAATCTGCAGGCAGCTGCCCTGGCCGCGCAGAATGCGGCCAAGATGCGACAACGTGCCCCGCCGCCGCCTAAGCCCAACTTGGTGCGGAGTCCCCAGACGCCAGTGCGCGGAGCCGTGGCCAATGCGGGACTCGCCGCAATGCCCAATAGCTACCAGCTGGCAGCGGGACAGCTTGTCCAG CAGGCATCGAAGAAGCCGATGGCAGGACAGCCCAGCATTTCCATAACGCCATTACCTCGCCAAAGTGCGCTCGTCGGTGGTGCGTCGCCCTCGTCCAGCAAGGTGCCGCAAGCGGCAGCTGGCATGAAGCCCGGCCAGACGCCCCCGGGCAACAACAAGGCTCAGTTTGTCATCTGCGAGATATGCGATGGCTACATCAAGGATCTGGAACAGCTGCGCAATCACATGCAGTGGATGCACAAAGTGAAG ATACATCCCAAGATGATCTACAACCGACCGCCACTGAATTGCCAAAAGTGTCAGTTCCGCTTCTTTACGGATCAGGGACTGGAGAGGCATTTGCTGGGCTCCCACGGCTTGGTCACAAGCTCCATGCAGGAGGCGGCCAACAAGGGCAAAGATGCCGGTCGCTGTCCCGTTTGTGGCAGG ATGTACCAATGGAAGCTGCTGAATCACGTATCGCGCGATCATCACATGACCCTGAAGCCCGCACATTTATCGTACAAGTGCACCGTGTGCACGGCCACCTTTGGGATGTACAAACAGTTCGAGACGCATGTGTACACCGCCCACAGCACTGTGGCCCGCAAGGCGATGGACAGCAAGAAGAGCAGTGCACAGTCCAGCGGTTCCTCCTCTGCGTCCATATCGCGTTCCCTGGGTGCTGCCAACGACTCGCTGCTGAAGCCGCTGAAGATCAACGATGAGATCACCATCATACCACAGCCCGCATCGAAGCCACGCATCACAAATATGGAGAGTCATGTTATAG ATTAA
- the LOC117894853 gene encoding flocculation protein FLO11, producing the protein MKCTLLSTLLATLVVTSLAAPFQLSDIFPGFVAIGQPQEKQEVVKRHVVSNPDAELKQISFHGLIGDLEDSLFQSALSLHSASAPDSEVEEVNPGPEETADELEHALTKRSDESTPATDSASTDDGLARKILLQTTRKVPGGEDGLPAHLIIDHVSVQPHNGGVLPLIPTFQVHHTKLISATIKEDSNNDSSDGKQTKISITKTSITSTAPLESLEEAVASASSSSSSSSSAAPTTPTTEGTTTVETPKTTAEEEEKKSSSSSSSTESSSSTTAAATTEEPIQKLKKDEEKLKEKVAEVEADPVILSSRV; encoded by the exons ATGAAGTGCACCCTTTTATCCACA TTGCTGGCGACCCTGGTGGTCACGAGTCTGGCTGCTCCTTTCCAGCTGAGCGACATCTTCCCCGGCTTTGTGGCCATCGGGCAGCcgcaggagaagcaggaggtAGTCAAGCGTCATGTGGTGTCGAATCCTGACGCCGAGCTCAAGCAGATCTCGTTCCATGGCCTGATTGGGGACCTGGAGGACAGCCTGTTCCAGTCTGCGCTCAGCCTGCACTCGGCCAGTGCCCCAGACAGCGAGGTGGAGGAGGTGAACCCCGGCCCGGAGGAGACCGCTGACGAGCTGGAACATGCTCTGACCAAGCGCTCGGACGAGTCCACTCCGGCAACGGACAGTGCCTCCACCGACGATGGTCTGGCCCGCAAGATCCTGCTGCAGACAACCCGCAAGGTGCCCGGCGGTGAGGATGGTCTGCCCGCCCACCTGATCATCGACCATGTCTCCGTGCAGCCACACAATGGCGGTGTCCTGCCGCTGATTCCCACCTTCCAGGTGCACCACACCAAGCTGATCTCGGCCACCATCAAGGAGGACTCgaacaacgacagcagcgaTGGCAAACAGACCAAGATCAGCATCACCAAGACCTCAATCACCTCGACGGCGCCACTCGAGAGCCTGGAGGAGGCCGTGGCCAGCGctagttccagttccagttccagctccagcgcagCTCCCACAACTCCCACCACTGAGGGCACCACAACAGTTGAAACCCCAAAGACcacagcggaggaggaggagaagaagagctccagcagcagcagcagcacagagtCCTCATCTTCaaccactgctgctgccaccacagAGGAACCCATTCAAAAGCTGAAGAAGGACGAGGAGAAGCTCAAGGAGAAGGTGGCCGAGGTGGAGGCTGATCCCGTGATTCTCTCCTCTCGCGTGTAG
- the LOC117894347 gene encoding uncharacterized protein LOC117894347 isoform X2, producing MTEVDVVLPEGVAEPTTKLASASSPTRAKADIEESSTEAVELVDDEEKAESETEPEPEPEPRAAAEPEPAAKEAKMSSGDKEITKEAVAEASPKAPAPEEVMDVDETETVTEEEDGEDSQITSSSSKEPKLPDGEEEMDTAEEETAATTNGDHEPEVEEDEVEKIGSTAENSCEAEDPLGAATIQPDTEEEEASSEKKTGLADELDGEESSQQSETIKSASDEDDDDDEEESSSGEKKETLNGFVASPLSPAAKSSNQKENGQASTAEAKAAATSNHDMSVVNLDEDSDEEMEETSDLKEQPAKPACTEMAVQPPPVSSSGAESSDDAVLIPSDSDSEAAAPPPPIKKSPVAAVAPKPAPPPPPPVLDDDDDDDDCVVIEDDTPPSISMSAMAGKRKSDHHLDDMHQQPSNKRQRSSTPLGLGQLTIKDARSLMPHEASTGSVGPRDSIYPVTITNAATGAATNLGLTAPKLAPMSGNNANPQLNPPTLSLTGLPSMTNNANLLPGLTDDMFVLEAPSFIVPYIYEKPPHENIREVIRSIETTYALSPEDLAEAVKGDEFDMMTEQNKEVKPADPSAEGKKKKKRGDDESWSEQSDDDDDDEDDDDSESGVRTKVLIKEANDDLTALKGAIKPAAALAATGGVVPATNAANSGKPGQENYFESPLGKFFMDIGVGLVQEYVQADLLRLQKRKMRKSLTRDPKDFEMAITALSGNLQASKTKNAPFKFTMKRCEFCNFKSESALSMANHYETPHMNGVLYKCNFCTFEIRNATEIVYHMEAVHNIKARLIKPLPYHQCPNCGFEDNGKAKLARHQPVCAKKFRPELNLAPPNDWEAPAKIPRIKPRHGLVGTATAYQAMAAQAAAQKAALATIQQQQAQAQARNLQAAALAAQNAAKMRQRAPPPPKPNLVRSPQTPVRGAVANAGLAAMPNSYQLAAGQLVQASKKPMAGQPSISITPLPRQSALVGGASPSSSKVPQAAAGMKPGQTPPGNNKAQFVICEICDGYIKDLEQLRNHMQWMHKVKIHPKMIYNRPPLNCQKCQFRFFTDQGLERHLLGSHGLVTSSMQEAANKGKDAGRCPVCGRMYQWKLLNHVSRDHHMTLKPAHLSYKCTVCTATFGMYKQFETHVYTAHSTVARKAMDSKKSSAQSSGSSSASISRSLGAANDSLLKPLKINDEITIIPQPASKPRITNMESHVID from the exons ATGACTGAAGTCGATGTCGTCTTGCCGGAGGGCGTGGCAGAGCCCACAACAAAGCTTGCCAGCGCATCAAGTCCGACCAGAGCTAAGGCCGACATTGAAGAGAGCTCCACAGAGGCGGTAGAACTGGTCGACGATGAGGAGAAGGCGGAGTCGGAGacagagccggagccggagcctgAGCCACGAGCCGCTGCTGAACCAGAGCCAGCTGCCAAGGAGGCGAAGATGTCTTCCGGTGACAAGGAGATCACAAAAGAGGCTGTTGCCGAGGCCTCCCCCAAGGCGCCTGCTCCAGAAGAAGTGATGGATGTGgatgaaactgaaaccgtAACAGAGGAAGAAGACGGCGAGGACTCTCAGATCACAAGCAGCAGTTCCAAAGAGCCCAAGCTGCCGGACGGTGAGGAGGAGATGGATACAGCGGAGGAGGAAACAGCGGCCACAACCAACGGCGATCATGAGCCAGAGGTTGAGGAAGACGAAGTGGAGAAGATCGGCAGCACAGCAGAGAACAGCTGCGAGGCCGAGGATCCACTGGGAGCAGCCACAATACAGCCCGacacagaggaggaggaggcatcgagcgaaaagaaaacagGGCTGGCGGATGAACTGGATGGTGAGgagagcagccagcaaagCGAGACCATCAAGTCGGCcagcgacgaggacgacgacgacgacgaagaggagagcagcagcggggaaAAGAAGGAAACGCTCAACGGGTTTGTGGCAAGTCCACTGAGTCCCGCGGCCAAGTCCAGCAACCAAAAGGAGAACGGACAGGCCAGCACAGCGGAGGCTAAGGCAGCGGCTACCAGCAACCACGACATGAGTGTCGTTAACCTGGACGAGGACAGCGACGAGGAAATGGAAGAAACGTCAGATCTCAAGGAGCAGCCCGCCAAGCCAGCTTGCACCGAGATGGCAGTGCAGCCGCCGCCTGTTTCGTCTAGCGGTGCCGAGTCTTCAGACGATGCAGTGCTGATACCATCGGACTCTGATTCGGAGGCCGCtgcaccgccgccacccatCAAAAAGAGTCCAGTGGCAGCTGTGGCGCCCAAGCCGGCGccgccacctccgccgcctgtgctggatgacgatgacgacgacgatgactgcGTGGTCATTGAGGACGATACGCCGCCAAGTATTTCGATGAGCGCGATGGCTGGCAAGCGAAAGAGCGACCACCACCTGGACGACATGCACCAGCAGCCGAGCAACAAGAGGCAAAGGAGCAGCACGCCTCTGGGCCTGGGCCAGCTGACCATAAAGGATGCCCGCTCGCTGATGCCACACGAAGCTTCCACGGGGTCCGTGGGACCCAGGGACTCCATCTATCCAGTGACCATAACAAATGCGGCGACTGGGGCGGCCACCAATCTCGGCTTGACGGCGCCCAAGCTGGCGCCCATGTCGGGGAACAACGCGAATCCCCAGCTGAATCCCCCGACCTTGTCCCTCACGGGCCTGCCCAGCATGACCAACAACGCCAATCTCCTGCCAGGACTCACCGACGACATGTTCGTCCTCGAGGCGCCATCGTTCATTGTGCCCTACATCTACGAGAAGCCGCCCCACGAGAACATTCGCGAAGTGATCAGATCCATTGAGACGACGTACGCGCTGTCGCCCGAAGATCTCGCCGAGGCGGTCAAGGGCGACGAGTTCGACATGATGACCGAGCAGAACAAGGAGGTGAAGCCAGCGGACCCCTCCGCCGAGggcaagaagaaaaagaagcgcGGAGACGATGAATCGTGGTCGGAGCAGTcggatgacgacgatgatgacgaggacgacgatgaCTCGGAGTCCGGGGTGCGCACCAAGGTGCTAATCAAGGAGGCCAACGATGACCTGACTGCCCTCAAGGGAGCCATCAAGCCAGCCGCAGCACTGGCGGCCACAGGTGGAGTGGTGCCGGCCACCAATGCGGCAAACAGCGGCAAGCCCGGCCAGGAGAATTACTTCGAGAGTCCGCTGGGCAAGTTCTTCATGGACATTGGCGTGGGTCTCGTGCAGGAGTATGTCCAGGCGGATCTGCTGCGACTACAGAAGCGCAAGATGCGCAAATCCCTCACGCGTGATCCCAAGGACTTTGAGATGGCAATCACCGCGCTGTCGGGCAACCTGCAGGCATCCAAGACGAAAAACGCACCCTTCAAGTTCACGATGAAGCGCTGCGAGTTCTGCAACTTCAAGTCGGAGTCGGCTCTCTCCATGGCCAACCACTACGAGACGCCGCACATGAACGGCGTCCTgtacaaatgcaatttctgcaCCTTTGAGATTCGCAATGCCACAGAAATTGTCTACCACATGGAGGCGGTGCACAACATCAAGGCGCGCCTGATCAAGCCACTGCCCTACCATCAGTGCCCCAACTGTGGCTTCGAGGACAACGGCAAGGCCAAGCTGGCACGCCATCAGCCGGTGTGCGCCAAGAAGTTCCGACCGGAATTGAATCTGGCGCCACCCAACGACTGGGAGGCACCCGCCAAGATTCCACGAATCAAGCCCAGGCACGGGCTTGTGGGCACAGCCACCGCCTATCAG GCCATGGCTGCACAGGCAGCGGCGCAAAAGGCGGCTTTGGCCACcattcaacagcagcaggcccaggcTCAGGCAAGGAATCTGCAGGCAGCTGCCCTGGCCGCGCAGAATGCGGCCAAGATGCGACAACGTGCCCCGCCGCCGCCTAAGCCCAACTTGGTGCGGAGTCCCCAGACGCCAGTGCGCGGAGCCGTGGCCAATGCGGGACTCGCCGCAATGCCCAATAGCTACCAGCTGGCAGCGGGACAGCTTGTCCAG GCATCGAAGAAGCCGATGGCAGGACAGCCCAGCATTTCCATAACGCCATTACCTCGCCAAAGTGCGCTCGTCGGTGGTGCGTCGCCCTCGTCCAGCAAGGTGCCGCAAGCGGCAGCTGGCATGAAGCCCGGCCAGACGCCCCCGGGCAACAACAAGGCTCAGTTTGTCATCTGCGAGATATGCGATGGCTACATCAAGGATCTGGAACAGCTGCGCAATCACATGCAGTGGATGCACAAAGTGAAG ATACATCCCAAGATGATCTACAACCGACCGCCACTGAATTGCCAAAAGTGTCAGTTCCGCTTCTTTACGGATCAGGGACTGGAGAGGCATTTGCTGGGCTCCCACGGCTTGGTCACAAGCTCCATGCAGGAGGCGGCCAACAAGGGCAAAGATGCCGGTCGCTGTCCCGTTTGTGGCAGG ATGTACCAATGGAAGCTGCTGAATCACGTATCGCGCGATCATCACATGACCCTGAAGCCCGCACATTTATCGTACAAGTGCACCGTGTGCACGGCCACCTTTGGGATGTACAAACAGTTCGAGACGCATGTGTACACCGCCCACAGCACTGTGGCCCGCAAGGCGATGGACAGCAAGAAGAGCAGTGCACAGTCCAGCGGTTCCTCCTCTGCGTCCATATCGCGTTCCCTGGGTGCTGCCAACGACTCGCTGCTGAAGCCGCTGAAGATCAACGATGAGATCACCATCATACCACAGCCCGCATCGAAGCCACGCATCACAAATATGGAGAGTCATGTTATAG ATTAA
- the LOC117894355 gene encoding uncharacterized protein KIAA1143 homolog encodes MSKRNNITYVKPQEPSFLAKLKEQIGYKEGPSVDTKRQRLEDEDPEDTDSGEERPEREDEQPQVVVLQAGDLSAAEALEEKRLAAKELAEKRADLSQPIVFKQRVKQANLEEEADKTKPKKSKKSDKGSKKSKATSSISKLSFNEDEEDNEGGED; translated from the exons ATGTCCAAGCGAAACAATATAACCTACGTCAAGCCGCAGGAACCCAGTTTTTTGGCCAAACTGAAGGAACAAATCGGCTACAAAGAGGGCCCTTCCGTCGACACAAAG CGCCAGCGACTCGAAGACGAGGACCCAGAGGACACTGACTCTGGCGAGGAACGTCCGGAAAGGGAGGACGAACAGCCCCAGGTGGTGGTACTGCAGGCCGGAGATCTCTCCGCAGCGGAGGCGCTCGAGGAGAAACGATTAGCCGCCAAAG AGTTGGCTGAAAAGCGTGCGGACTTGTCCCAGCCCATTGTCTTCAAGCAGCGCGTAAAGCAAGCCAACCTCGAGGAGGAGGCTGATAAAACCAAGCCCAAGAAGAGCAAGAAATCCGATAAGGGAAGCAAGAAATCCaaggccaccagcagcatcagcaaattGTCATTCAACGAGGACGAAGAGGACAACGAAGGCGGAGAGGATTAA